One Ahaetulla prasina isolate Xishuangbanna chromosome 1, ASM2864084v1, whole genome shotgun sequence DNA window includes the following coding sequences:
- the MDH1 gene encoding malate dehydrogenase, cytoplasmic, with protein sequence MSEPIRVLVTGAAGQIAYSLLYSIAKGDVFGTEQPLILVLLDITPMMTVLDGVLMELQDCALPLLREVIATDKEDVAFKDLDVAILVGSMPRKEGMERKDLLKANVKIFKSQGAALDKYAKKTVKVIVVGNPANTNCLIASKSAPTIPKDNFSCLTRLDHNRAKSQIALKVGVTAKDVKNCIIWGNHSSTQYPDVNHAKVKIQGKYTGVYEAVKDDNWLKGDFITTVQQRGAAVIKARKLSSAMSAAKAICDHVRDIWFGTPEGEFISMGVISDGNSYGVPDDLIYSFPVVLSKDKTWKFVEGLPINDFSREKMDLTAKELVDEKETAVEFLSSA encoded by the exons ATG TCGGAACCAATCAGAGTCCTAGTGACCGGTGCTGCTGGACAGATTGCATATTCTCTACTCTACAGCATTGCAAAGGGTGATGTTTTTGGCACTGAACAG ccTCTTATTCTTGTGCTGTTGGATATCACTCCCATGATGACTGTTTTGGATGGTGTACTTATGGAATTGCAAGACTGTGCTCTTCCTCTTTTAAGAG AGGTAATTGCAACCGACAAAGAAGATGTTGCATTCAAAGACCTTGATGTTGCCATTCTGGTTGGTTCAATGCCAAGAAAAGAAGGCATGGAACGGAAAGATCTACTCAAGGCAAATGTGAAAATTTTTAAGTCCCAAGGAGCAGCATTGGACAAGTATGCAAAGAAGACAGTTAAG GTTATTGTAGTAGGTAATCCAGCAAACACTAATTGCCTAATTGCTTCAAAATCTGCTCCAACCATACCAAAAGATAATTTCAGTTGTTTAACTCGTCTGGATCACAACAGAGCTAAATCTCAG ATTGCTCTGAAAGTTGGCGTGACTGCTAAGGATGTCAAGAATTGCATCATCTGGGGAAATCACTCTTCTACTCAATATCCAGATGTTAACCATGCCAAGGTGAAAATACAAGGGAAATATACTGGAGTTTATGAAGCTGTGAAAGATGATAACTGGCTGAAAGGTGACTTCATTACA ACTGTTCAGCAACGGGGGGCAGCTGTTATTAAGGCCCGGAAACTCTCAAGTGCAATGTCTGCAGCCAAAGCTATCTGTGATCATGTGAGAGACATCTGGTTCGGCACTCCAGAG ggtgAATTTATTTCTATGGGTGTTATTTCTGATGGGAACTCCTATGGTGTCCCTGATGATTTGATCTATTCATTTCCTGTTGTATTATCAAAG GATAAAACATGGAAGTTTGTTGAAGGCCTTCCTATTAATGACTTCTCCCGTGAAAAGATGGATTTGACTGCTAAGGAGCTAGTGGATGAAAAGGAAACTGCGGTGGAGTTTCTATCTAGTGCATGA